The DNA segment CAACCAGCCAACAACGTTAACGTGATGGTGGCAGCCTCAAGTTGGGCATTTTCTGAACCCGGCAGCTAACTAGCCTCTTGTATTTTAATGGGTAACTTATGGGCTCAATTGTTGACATGGCGGATCGATCATTTTTTTGAAGAGGTAcgaattttcaaaataagaaccgaaatatcattttcaaaattagacaagtgtttttttttatttctatgtaatttttttattattttttatttttaagtgggGCCAAGGTCCTTGTTGCCTTCGCTCTGCCCCTGAACACTCTAATAATGATGAGCATCTTCTTCTCATTGTTCTTGGAAGTGCAGTCAAGTGTACATGGCCAGGGAGATCAAAACAGGCGAGATTGTTGCTTTGAAAAAGATACGCATGGACAATGAGAGAGGAGTATGCCAATTAGCTACTTTACTATCTAATAGGACATTTTTTGATGATGGATACATTTAGTttagttttgactttttttttttgttacaattgCAGTTTGCTATAACCGCtatacatgaaatcaaaattttaaaggaaCTTCATCATGAGAACATCATTCAGTTAAAAGAGATTGTGACATCTCCAGGTTCTATTTCCTCAACAAGGTATTCTTCAATTGTGATGACTTTAGTTGGTCATTGATCTTATGTTCTCTATATCTAATTAGCAGGACCCGAAAAAGATGAACACGGATGGCCAAGTATTTCTTAGTGCATTTAAAATTccaatatcatatttttttcctttatctatTACATTgtgaaacattaatttttgtgcAGATGGCAATAAATACAAGGGAAGCATTTATATGGTATTTGAATACACGGACTGTGATTTGACTTGGTTATCAGATAGCCCTGGAATGCGGTTTACAGTTCCCCAGATGAAGGCAAACTTCTCTTTGGCTTAAGAAATTCATTTTAACACACTTAATTGTGGTCAGTACCTCAAttgaatatattcttatttatatgAATTTTTCTATGTATATCTCAGTGTTACATGAGGCAGCTGTTAACGGGACTTCACTATTGCCATGTTAATCAAGTTCTTCATCGTGATATTAAAGGTCACTGGACAgcattgttgttgttttcaccCCAAAGAATATACTGCAATGTCTTCTGGGCTTGTTTGTTTCCCTTCTAACTACTTTGGCGTCTTGCTTTCTCTCCTGTGCCGGTTCCAATCTTCTAATTGACAATGAAGGGCATTTAAAGCTTGCAGATTTTGGCTTGGCTAGATCTTTGTCTAGTGACCATAATGGAAATCTCACAAACCCTTTCATAACTCTTTGGTACAGGTAACCTGTCATATCTTGTTGTCAATGATGTTGCTGTTGGTTTTGGGACATAGTTTCTCTTTTCTAATTGTTGAATTCATTGGCAGACCTCCAGGGTTGCTGCTTGGCTCCACTATGTATGGGCCAGCTGTGGACATGTGGTCGGTTGGTTGTATTTTTGCTGAGCTACTAAATGGGAAGCCAATCTTGCCTGGAAAGAATGAGGTGCCTGcacaagcttatgatttttCGGAATGTAAACCATAGCATTGGATACAAAGCAGATGAAACTAATCCAACTTAGTGATTCACAACTGAAAATAGCAGaaaattatacatgtattaCTTTGCTCACCAAGTTCCAACACTTAATCtataatttttaactttttatcctcatgcattaaatttttttcatgatgtaacatttgaatttaaaatgaaaaacgcCAAGAAAAGTCATCAACCTCCCCATTTTTGCTGTCTTATAATTTTTGGGATTGATAATGGTTTCCAGTGTTAGTAGTAACTGACATGAGAGGGGATGGATTAACTGTACAGGCGGACGTCttatgaaaaagataattttaaaaattattgtcctcaaattttaagGCTTATACGGTTTATTTTTTAGGATTCCTCGTACTATTGCTTGTGTTAGATCCTCATTTGTCATACCACCAACTAGGCCATTTGACCTGTTGAGTAGCTGGCCTGCTTGGTGCTTTGTTGACTAGGCCTGAAAGTCATAGGGCTTAATTGGTCTTCTAGTGCATGGGCGCcctcttttttatatttatatgcagTGTTATTTGTATCGTATGATATAGAGCCGTATTGTATAATACATGTCATATAGGGCAGCAAAACCTATGCGATACCCTTACGATGCACATGATTTGCATGTGCATTGTAGGTGCATCGGAATGATATGGCTGCTGTATCATACGATAAGACTGATACAGTCCATATCTTACAATACGGAGCTATTTTTAAGAAAGTGGCATGGTGTCCCTTTTGAtcgttttctattttaaaaccgttttccttcatttctaaCACTTCTAAGAACTTTGGGAAGGGGGAGTTTTTGCTGGTTTTGGAGAGCAATTTCCAAATAAATTGACGGAGAAACTGCCGGTTTGAAGGCAAATTTACTCGTTGGAAATCCATTTGTATTTGTTAAAAAGAGGGCTTTTGTGTTTCTCAATTTAGTggtttacataaattttcattattttctaaagtttatgaagatatttgtttaatgTGTTCTTAACAtattatgacttatgaatgatgaatcatgaatgttcattatagaacatgtttttcatgattttttctgaattttctctatctttctgattgttcttttttatgaatttaaaaaaataatgttacGATACATTATGATATGGCATATAGGTCGTACAGTGCGCCTTTTACAAACATtgtttatatgtatgtgtgtgtgtgtattatgtgATGTTACATTCAGTGGGTGAATGTGGTGTACTTGGCTTGCAACAATATGTTATGTTTGTTACTACCTTTGTCACtttaaatttctgtttttttgacTTAATGATTTTACTTTTAGTCAGCTGACTTGTACTATCTTTTTGAGGGCCCAACATGTGTCTACTTCTGAGTTTGACAGTAGGTTCCTGGTTGTCAAAATGGAGACTGGTGAGAACTAAGTCTAGACATAGTAAAACTGATCctggatgggcgacttgggggttggaagatagtcaggttaaggTTTGGATTATTAGATCTGTTTCTGTTGATATTCAACCCCTTATTTTGTGAAAGTTGActgcatatgacatgtggactgtgcttgcgatgatgtatggccgtaaaaaGTGAGTCCTGCGTACATATCAGATTAAACGTAGCatctactctcttaaacagggtgacttgtctgtggcatctTTCTATCCagcctgaagactaaatgggaggaactggattatcatgtgaatgatgactagAAGTGCGGTTCTGATCATGAAATGTATTGGCAGAAAGagtggatggaccgtacgtttatttttctgggaggtctgcgtgatgagtttgaatccattaggagtcaaattctcaattgtgatgAGATCCCTGGAATTGAGGACGTGTATgcccgggtggaatctgaggaacaacgccgtcaagtgatgcatattgaTGACTCTAATCAGGGTAGTTCTCCCTCTGCGTTTGTTAGCCGTGCTCCAGGGTTTGGGCAGCGTACTACTCGGCG comes from the Nymphaea colorata isolate Beijing-Zhang1983 chromosome 14, ASM883128v2, whole genome shotgun sequence genome and includes:
- the LOC116267476 gene encoding cell division control protein 2 homolog 2-like; translation: MAREIKTGEIVALKKIRMDNERGFAITAIHEIKILKELHHENIIQLKEIVTSPGPEKDEHGWPNGNKYKGSIYMVFEYTDCDLTWLSDSPGMRFTVPQMKCYMRQLLTGLHYCHVNQVLHRDIKGSNLLIDNEGHLKLADFGLARSLSSDHNGNLTNPFITLWYRPPGLLLGSTMYGPAVDMWSVGCIFAELLNGKPILPGKNEVPAQAYDFSELLVVTDMRGDGLTVQADVL